The sequence below is a genomic window from Desulfobacterales bacterium.
TGCAACCGGCGACAAGGCCCAAGAACTGACAGCTCAGATGAAAAAGGCCTACGGCGACGTATTTCAAGACATATCCAAAGAGAAAAAATAGTTATTAAGAATATTATAGAGCCTTCTATCGGGTTCTGATCAGGCAAAATATGGGCAAACCCGGATTAAAGAAATTCCGGGTTTGCTTAATTGTTGCTCCCTTTAAAGACAATTTCCCTGAAGGACTTCAAAATGGAACTTTTTCAGGAGACATTTCTACAGCTTCTGCATCCGTATATCATCATCTTAATATTTTCCGGCGTTACGGCGGGACTTTTTGTGGGGGCCATGCCCGGCCTTACCGCAACGATGGCCCTGGCGGTGCTTCTGCCTTTTACATTCACCATGCCCCCGCTTGAAGGTCTCGTTGCGCTCGGTGCGGTATATATGGGGGCAATCTACGGTGGTTCTTTTGCGGCCATTCTGGTTAATACCCCCGGCACGCCTTCTTCCATAGCAACCGCTTTTGAGGGATACCCCATGGCCAAGGAGGGCCGGGCCATAGAAGCCATATATGTTGCCACCATATCTTCGGCCATCGGTGGCATAGCCGGCGTACTCTTTCTCCTGCTGCTCTCACCGCCCCTGGCACGGCTCTCTATAAAATTCGGTCCGGCAGAGTTTTTCTGGGTAGCCATGCTGGGGCTTACGCTTATAGCAAGTCTTTCGGAGGGATCTCTCCTCAAAGGTCTCCTCGGAGGCTCTCTGGGCATGATTTTGGGCACAATCGGCGTCGCCCCCATAGGGGGCGAAACCCGCTTTACCTTCGGTCTCCCCGTGCTCCAGGGAGGCGTGGAGATGATTGTGGCCCTCATCGGACTTTTTGTTCTGCCCGAACTTTACAACATGGCCACCCAGGGAAAGGCGGCCCTTCAAGAAGTATCGATTTCATCGGAGCGAGGGGTCTCTTTCTTTAGCGTGCTTAAAAGAGTGTTGTCCATGCCGGGCAATCTTATCCGCTCCTGTATTATCGGCGAAATAGTGGCCATCATACCGGGTGCGGGCGGCAATATCGCCAATCTGGTGGCCTACAACGAGGCCAAGCGGACCAGCAGACATCCTGAAAAATTCGGAACCGGCGTCATAGAAGGCCTCGTTGCATCAGAATCAAGTAACAACGTCACGGTGGCTGGCAGCATGGTCCCCCTTCTGACTTTGGGGATTCCCGGGGCCCCGCCGGATGCGGTAATTCTGGGCGTGCTTCTGCTGCATGGCCTCAGACCCGGTATCGAACTCTTCACCACAAGCGGAAAACTTACTTATGGTTTCATCATTTCCATGGGTTTGGCGGCCATCGCAATGGTGCCGGTTGGTCTCATGGGAGGGCGTCTCATTTACAGGGTAATATTCAAAACGCCCTATTATTTCCTTGTACCCACAATATCCCTTGCCACAATCCTGGGCTCCTTTGCCCTTAGAAACAGCATTACCGATGTCTTGATAATGATAATCCTGGGTACTATCGGTTACCTGCTTAAACAGGTGGGGATAGCGCCCGCTCCTATTGTCCTCGGGCTGATTCTGGGAAGCATTGCTGAAATCGGATTTGTCCAGTCTCTGCTGCGGGGAACAGCCTATCCTTATCCGATCCTGAAACTGTTTGAAAATCCTCTTTCGCATATACTGATCGCCATGACACTGTTTTCAGGGGCCTGGCCTTATATCTCAGCTTTATATAAGCGCCTTAAAGGTCGGATAAAATCAAAGGAAGAATCATGACAAAAGGCACAAACACGAATTTAATTGCAGGCCTCATCGGACTCGCTTTAAGCGCCGGCTTCTGGTTTTCACTTGAAGAAATTTCCAGGATGAGCATCATATTTCCAAAGGCCATGATCATAATCATGGCTTTTATTTCGGTCTGCCAGATTATCAGCGGTTTCATATCGCCGGAACGAGTTCGATTATTCGGTGAAGGAGATCATTTAAGGGCATTTGTTACCGGTATAACACTCTTTGCCTGGGTTATTGCAGTAAGCTGGGTGGGCTTTTATGTTTCAAGCGTGATCGCCTTTTCATTTCTGGTTTATTATCTGGCCCTGGCAAGGCGCAGCGTTACCCTGGCCCAGCTTGCATCATGGGTCGTGATAATTGCCGTTGAGGTGGGTGTCTTTTACCTTATTTTTTCGCGATTGCTGTACGTCCCTCTTCCAAAGGGTTGGCTTATCTGAATTACAGATTCGTAGGATAATTATTTGAAGAGGGGTCAAAAGGAAGAATTATGCATGCAATCGAAAAAATTCTAGCCCGGGCTGCCGGCAGGGCGTCGGTTTCCGCGGGAGAGATTGTCCAATGTCGTGTCGATCTGGCCGAAGTCAACGATCTCTATCTTCAAACCATTCGCTCGTTTTATGACATGGGCGGAAAGCGGGTCTGCCATCCCGACCGGATTACCTTTATACTCGATCACTATGCCCCGGCAGCAACCATTCAGCAGGCCGAAAACCAGAAACAGATGCGTCAGTTTTGCTGTGAGCAGGGAATTGAACTGCTGTTCGATATCGGCAGCGGGGTTTGTCACCAGGTGATGGTGGACGAAGGACTGGTTTATCCCGGGATGGTGCTGGTAGCCACTGACTCCCACACCACCACCCACGGCGCATTCGGCGCTTTCGGCACCGGGGTGGGCGCCACGGACCTGGCCGTTATCATGCGGACCGGGCAGTTGTGGTTCCGGGTGCCTGAAGTCATCCGGATCGAATTAAACGGCACGATTCCCGGAGGTGTCTATGCCAAGGACATCATTCTTTTCATCATCGGTGCCCTGGGCGCCGATTACGCCATTTACAAGGTAGTGGAATTTTGCGGACCGGTGCTCAAGAGTTTATCCGTATCCGAACGAATGGCCCTGTGCAATATGACGACTGAAATGGGCGCCAAGGCCAGCTACATTCAACCGGATGAAATCACCTTTGATTTTCTGCAGCAAAAAGTAAAACGTTCTTACCAAATGTTTGAAAGCGACCCGGATTACCACTGCGTTGCGAATCTTTCTTATGATGTGTCGGGGATATTGCCCCAGTTGTCCGCCCCGCACAGTGTTGATAATGTCGCACCGATCAGTCGGTTTGAGGGGATAGCGTTGGACCAGGCTTACCTGGGTAGCTGCACGGGCGGCAGAACCGAGGATATCGGCATTGCGGCCCACATACTGAAAG
It includes:
- a CDS encoding tripartite tricarboxylate transporter permease — protein: MELFQETFLQLLHPYIIILIFSGVTAGLFVGAMPGLTATMALAVLLPFTFTMPPLEGLVALGAVYMGAIYGGSFAAILVNTPGTPSSIATAFEGYPMAKEGRAIEAIYVATISSAIGGIAGVLFLLLLSPPLARLSIKFGPAEFFWVAMLGLTLIASLSEGSLLKGLLGGSLGMILGTIGVAPIGGETRFTFGLPVLQGGVEMIVALIGLFVLPELYNMATQGKAALQEVSISSERGVSFFSVLKRVLSMPGNLIRSCIIGEIVAIIPGAGGNIANLVAYNEAKRTSRHPEKFGTGVIEGLVASESSNNVTVAGSMVPLLTLGIPGAPPDAVILGVLLLHGLRPGIELFTTSGKLTYGFIISMGLAAIAMVPVGLMGGRLIYRVIFKTPYYFLVPTISLATILGSFALRNSITDVLIMIILGTIGYLLKQVGIAPAPIVLGLILGSIAEIGFVQSLLRGTAYPYPILKLFENPLSHILIAMTLFSGAWPYISALYKRLKGRIKSKEES
- a CDS encoding tripartite tricarboxylate transporter TctB family protein, which codes for MTKGTNTNLIAGLIGLALSAGFWFSLEEISRMSIIFPKAMIIIMAFISVCQIISGFISPERVRLFGEGDHLRAFVTGITLFAWVIAVSWVGFYVSSVIAFSFLVYYLALARRSVTLAQLASWVVIIAVEVGVFYLIFSRLLYVPLPKGWLI
- a CDS encoding 3-isopropylmalate dehydratase large subunit, producing the protein MHAIEKILARAAGRASVSAGEIVQCRVDLAEVNDLYLQTIRSFYDMGGKRVCHPDRITFILDHYAPAATIQQAENQKQMRQFCCEQGIELLFDIGSGVCHQVMVDEGLVYPGMVLVATDSHTTTHGAFGAFGTGVGATDLAVIMRTGQLWFRVPEVIRIELNGTIPGGVYAKDIILFIIGALGADYAIYKVVEFCGPVLKSLSVSERMALCNMTTEMGAKASYIQPDEITFDFLQQKVKRSYQMFESDPDYHCVANLSYDVSGILPQLSAPHSVDNVAPISRFEGIALDQAYLGSCTGGRTEDIGIAAHILKGKKVHARTRFVVVPASKNVYLESLERGYIDTLVRAGATIVTPGYAACLGTHAGILAAGEVCISSTNRNFPGRMGHAGAKIYLGSPAAVAASALAGKIVNPAPYFDIN